In Leptospira harrisiae, a genomic segment contains:
- a CDS encoding AsmA family protein: MKLSIRDKIKGVVGKILLTAIFVVSMTMFFILYPLLADPDYYKKLILDTTYQLTGLQVNYQISEPVFFPFPGIELAEVSVSKNEDELIQLHKLRIEVYYGVFVGQPLEIRKIYLNTGTVEITREKNESFPLFERILSNSDTNKKELPKDIDPVALTETKYYFSKVFANFVNQIEIKNITILFEDKLYSRNIKLYLWETTFQLDRDLRDLDVYIYGKLDDEPILLNSNFVFVKDEMSYESARFEGDLSFQNLKGLDLHDILIIFTYGDLRFLKATGNIPFYKRDETKIYAIVDRLHIRDLALRDGKTFADGHVSTIMNYDIQEDKLSFANILVDWKGKSKLNGSGYVNFLKSPLSPTISFEGTSDYLDVPSIIKVIKIWIDPDFEKSILTRGIPSTGYVNRMNVYLNFNLRNINAGEFHADSLKLNLHYAKRKLNINKYEMRAYEGTVNGTGHYLWGNNPGLVIKGNIKNLSIAPILSDLFKIAPITGKLDSEFVLGSPADTEDALLSNLQIIGNINANNGELLSYTNILKPISSIGSVINLKKVDFSRATPYRELKFDFHYAKETIEVRNFALKADGIVGSGGGKIGFNKNIDMRFTIAFPGVAGRALKLPIIYRGTYGVSAPFIDPIWLGSVYVGTIFLASPAGAAVGGIAGSAMSDYVNRAVDNVTGGVQKSWKGIKSLFGGKEEDEQKPNNE; encoded by the coding sequence ATGAAACTTAGCATTCGTGATAAAATCAAAGGGGTTGTTGGTAAAATCCTACTCACTGCGATTTTTGTAGTTTCAATGACTATGTTTTTTATTTTGTACCCACTTCTTGCGGACCCAGATTATTATAAAAAACTAATACTTGATACAACGTACCAACTAACCGGACTACAGGTGAATTACCAAATTTCTGAACCTGTATTTTTTCCATTTCCAGGGATAGAACTTGCAGAGGTATCTGTATCTAAAAATGAAGATGAGTTGATTCAACTTCACAAACTTAGAATCGAAGTGTATTATGGAGTATTTGTTGGGCAACCTTTAGAAATTAGAAAAATATATCTCAATACTGGAACGGTTGAAATCACTCGAGAAAAAAACGAATCTTTTCCATTGTTTGAGCGCATTCTTTCAAATTCTGATACCAATAAAAAAGAATTACCAAAAGATATTGATCCGGTTGCTTTAACAGAAACAAAATACTATTTTTCAAAGGTATTTGCAAATTTCGTAAACCAAATAGAAATCAAAAATATAACTATTTTATTTGAGGATAAATTATATTCGCGAAATATAAAATTATACTTATGGGAAACCACTTTCCAGTTAGATCGTGATTTGAGAGATTTGGATGTTTATATCTATGGTAAATTAGATGATGAACCAATTTTATTAAATTCCAATTTTGTATTCGTAAAGGATGAAATGAGTTATGAATCGGCAAGATTTGAAGGTGATCTCTCTTTTCAAAATCTAAAAGGGTTAGACCTACATGACATACTCATTATTTTCACATACGGTGATTTAAGATTTTTAAAAGCCACAGGAAACATCCCATTTTATAAAAGAGATGAAACAAAAATTTATGCAATAGTTGATCGTTTACATATCCGTGATTTGGCATTAAGGGATGGTAAAACATTTGCTGATGGCCATGTATCCACGATCATGAATTACGATATCCAAGAAGATAAACTTTCTTTTGCAAACATTCTTGTCGATTGGAAAGGCAAATCAAAGTTAAATGGCTCAGGATACGTAAACTTTTTAAAGTCGCCTTTATCACCCACCATTTCTTTTGAAGGGACTTCGGATTATTTGGATGTGCCCAGTATCATCAAAGTCATTAAAATTTGGATAGATCCTGATTTTGAAAAATCAATTTTAACAAGAGGCATTCCAAGTACGGGTTATGTAAACCGTATGAATGTATATTTAAATTTTAATTTAAGAAATATAAATGCAGGGGAATTCCATGCTGATTCTTTAAAATTAAATCTTCACTATGCAAAACGAAAATTGAATATTAATAAATATGAAATGAGAGCTTATGAAGGAACTGTGAATGGAACCGGCCATTACCTTTGGGGAAATAATCCTGGACTTGTCATCAAAGGGAATATAAAAAATTTGAGCATAGCACCGATCCTTTCTGATCTTTTTAAAATTGCACCAATCACAGGAAAGTTAGATTCGGAATTTGTTTTAGGTTCTCCAGCTGATACAGAAGATGCTCTTCTTTCCAATTTACAAATCATTGGAAATATTAACGCTAATAACGGTGAGTTGTTGAGTTATACGAATATTCTAAAACCGATCAGTTCCATTGGCAGTGTAATCAATCTGAAGAAGGTGGACTTTAGTAGAGCCACTCCCTATCGTGAGTTAAAATTTGATTTTCATTATGCAAAGGAAACGATTGAAGTTAGAAACTTTGCATTAAAAGCAGATGGAATTGTAGGTTCCGGTGGCGGTAAAATTGGTTTTAATAAAAACATCGATATGCGATTTACAATCGCTTTTCCTGGAGTCGCAGGCAGAGCATTAAAACTCCCTATTATCTATCGAGGAACTTATGGCGTGTCTGCTCCTTTCATCGATCCGATTTGGCTTGGTTCTGTTTATGTGGGCACAATTTTTTTGGCAAGTCCTGCGGGTGCTGCTGTTG